A window of Dickeya zeae NCPPB 2538 contains these coding sequences:
- the glpQ gene encoding glycerophosphodiester phosphodiesterase, translated as MIPLFKPLLAGVALAISLGALAQTDDKIVIAHRGASGYLPEHTLPAKAMAYAQGADYLEQDLVMTKDNALVVLHDHYLDRVTDVASRFPNRARADGRYYAIDFTLAEIRSLKFTEGFDLKDGKPVQSYPNRFPMGKSDFRVHTFQDEIEFIQGLNHSTGKNIGIYPEIKAPWFHRQEGKDISRAVLEVLKQYGYTQKSDRVYLQCFDANELQRIKTELEPALGMNLKLVQLIAETRWQETQQQQPDGRWVNYDYDWMLKPGAMQKIARYADGVGPDYHMLLSGDTGKVTISPLVKEAHASGMVVHPYTVRADRLPKYASDVNALYALLYRQADVDGLFTDFPDKAVAFLHNTQPVSQASSPR; from the coding sequence ATGATTCCTCTGTTCAAACCATTATTAGCCGGTGTCGCACTGGCGATATCCCTCGGCGCACTGGCGCAAACCGACGATAAAATTGTGATTGCTCACCGGGGGGCCAGCGGTTACCTGCCGGAACACACCTTGCCCGCCAAAGCGATGGCGTATGCACAAGGGGCGGACTATCTGGAGCAGGACCTGGTGATGACCAAAGATAATGCGCTGGTGGTGCTGCACGATCACTACCTCGACCGGGTGACCGACGTCGCCAGCCGCTTCCCCAACCGGGCGCGAGCCGATGGCCGTTACTACGCCATCGATTTTACGCTGGCAGAAATCCGCTCACTTAAATTCACCGAAGGGTTTGACCTGAAAGACGGCAAACCGGTACAGAGCTACCCCAACCGCTTCCCAATGGGTAAATCGGATTTTCGTGTTCATACCTTTCAGGACGAAATCGAGTTTATTCAGGGGCTGAATCACTCGACCGGCAAAAACATCGGGATTTATCCAGAGATCAAAGCACCGTGGTTTCACCGCCAGGAAGGAAAGGATATTTCACGCGCGGTGCTGGAGGTGCTGAAGCAGTACGGCTACACCCAAAAAAGCGATCGGGTTTATCTGCAATGCTTTGACGCCAACGAGCTACAGCGCATCAAAACGGAACTGGAGCCCGCGCTGGGGATGAACCTGAAGCTGGTGCAACTGATCGCCGAAACGCGCTGGCAGGAAACCCAACAGCAACAACCGGACGGGCGCTGGGTCAACTATGACTACGACTGGATGCTCAAGCCGGGTGCCATGCAAAAAATCGCCCGCTATGCCGATGGTGTTGGTCCCGACTATCACATGTTGCTAAGCGGCGACACAGGCAAGGTCACCATCAGCCCGCTGGTAAAAGAGGCACACGCCAGCGGCATGGTGGTACACCCTTATACCGTGCGCGCCGACCGGCTGCCGAAATACGCAAGCGACGTCAACGCACTCTACGCCCTGCTTTACCGGCAAGCCGATGTCGATGGCCTGTTCACCGACTTCCCGGACAAGGCCGTCGCTTTCCTTCATAACACGCAACCGGTGTCTCAGGCTTCATCACCGAGATAA
- the gntT gene encoding gluconate transporter — protein sequence MPLVIVAVGVALLLVLMIRFKLNGFIALILVALAVGVMQGMPVQKVMTSIKNGVGGTLGSLALIMGFGAMLGKLLADCGGAQRIATTLIQRFGRKHIQWAIVLTGFTVGFALFYEVGFVLLLPLVFSIVASARIPLLYAGVPMAAALSVTHGFLPPHPGPTAIASLFHADMGKTLLYGTLLGIPTVILAGPVYARFLKKIDKPIPEGLYNPKQFTEEEMPGFAVSVMTALVPVILMALRAVAEMILPKGHALLSYAEFFGDPVMATLIAVLIAIFTFGLNRGRSMDEVMGTITDSIKIIAMMLLILGGGGAFKQVLVDSGVDKYIASMMHGSSVSPLLLGWLIAAVLRLALGSATVAALTAGGIVAPIIATSGVSPELMVIAVGSGSVIFSHVNDPGFWLFKEYFNLSIPETLKSWSALETIIAVCGLVGTLLLSYMV from the coding sequence ATGCCACTCGTGATTGTCGCTGTGGGTGTCGCACTGCTGTTGGTGCTGATGATCCGCTTTAAACTGAATGGTTTTATCGCACTGATTCTGGTTGCACTGGCTGTGGGCGTCATGCAGGGAATGCCGGTGCAAAAAGTGATGACCTCCATCAAAAACGGGGTGGGCGGTACACTGGGTAGCCTGGCGCTGATCATGGGATTTGGCGCTATGCTGGGGAAATTGCTGGCGGACTGCGGCGGTGCACAGCGGATCGCCACCACGCTGATTCAGCGCTTTGGTCGTAAACATATCCAGTGGGCGATAGTACTGACCGGGTTTACCGTCGGTTTCGCGCTGTTCTATGAAGTGGGGTTTGTGCTGCTGTTGCCGCTGGTGTTCAGCATTGTGGCTTCCGCCCGTATTCCGCTGCTGTATGCCGGTGTGCCAATGGCAGCGGCGTTATCCGTCACTCACGGTTTTCTGCCGCCGCATCCGGGGCCGACAGCGATTGCCTCGCTATTCCATGCCGACATGGGTAAAACCCTGCTCTACGGTACGTTGCTGGGGATCCCGACGGTGATTCTGGCGGGGCCGGTTTACGCCCGTTTTCTGAAAAAGATCGATAAGCCGATCCCGGAAGGGCTGTATAACCCGAAACAGTTCACCGAAGAGGAAATGCCGGGCTTTGCCGTCAGCGTAATGACTGCACTGGTGCCGGTTATCCTGATGGCGCTGCGCGCCGTGGCAGAAATGATATTACCGAAGGGACATGCATTGTTGTCGTATGCCGAGTTCTTCGGCGACCCGGTGATGGCGACCCTGATTGCGGTGCTGATCGCGATTTTTACCTTCGGCCTGAACCGTGGCCGCAGCATGGATGAGGTGATGGGCACCATTACCGACTCGATTAAAATCATCGCCATGATGTTGCTGATCCTCGGCGGCGGCGGCGCGTTTAAACAGGTGCTGGTCGACAGCGGCGTAGACAAGTACATCGCCAGTATGATGCACGGTAGTAGCGTGTCACCGTTGCTGCTGGGTTGGCTTATCGCCGCCGTGCTACGCCTGGCATTAGGGTCTGCCACCGTGGCCGCGCTGACCGCGGGCGGGATTGTGGCGCCGATTATTGCCACCAGCGGCGTCAGCCCGGAATTGATGGTGATCGCGGTCGGTTCCGGCAGCGTGATTTTTTCTCACGTCAACGACCCCGGTTTCTGGCTGTTCAAGGAGTATTTCAACCTGAGCATTCCGGAAACACTGAAGTCATGGTCAGCGCTGGAAACCATTATCGCGGTGTGTGGCCTGGTCGGCACCCTGCTGTTGAGCTACATGGTGTGA
- a CDS encoding pirin family protein, whose protein sequence is MIYLRKAHDRGHANHGWLDSWHTFSFADYYDPDFMGFSALRVINEDYIEGGQGFGTHPHRDMEILTYVLEGTVEHQDSMGNKEQIPAGEFQIMSAGTGIRHSEYNASQDKLLHLYQIWVIPEKTGLTPRYEQRRFDAPQGRQLVLSPDARDGSLKVFQDMTLWRWALKAQEASSYQTQQGRVLWIQVVRGTIEINGQQATTSDALAIWDEDSISVRASEDSEILLFDLPPVKQQ, encoded by the coding sequence ATGATTTATTTACGCAAAGCACACGATCGCGGCCATGCTAACCACGGCTGGCTGGATAGCTGGCACACGTTTTCGTTTGCCGATTACTACGATCCGGATTTTATGGGGTTTTCCGCACTGCGGGTGATCAATGAAGACTATATCGAAGGTGGGCAGGGTTTTGGAACCCACCCGCACCGGGATATGGAAATTCTCACCTATGTGCTGGAAGGCACCGTGGAACATCAGGACAGTATGGGCAACAAGGAACAGATCCCGGCGGGTGAGTTCCAAATAATGAGCGCTGGCACCGGGATCCGCCACTCCGAGTACAACGCCAGCCAGGACAAACTGCTGCATTTGTACCAGATTTGGGTGATCCCGGAAAAAACCGGCCTGACGCCGCGTTATGAGCAGCGCCGTTTCGATGCGCCGCAGGGGCGCCAACTGGTGCTGTCACCGGATGCCCGCGACGGATCGCTGAAAGTATTTCAGGACATGACGTTGTGGCGCTGGGCGCTGAAGGCGCAGGAAGCGTCGTCCTACCAGACTCAACAGGGCCGTGTGTTATGGATTCAGGTGGTGCGAGGCACGATTGAGATCAACGGTCAGCAGGCGACCACCAGCGATGCACTGGCTATCTGGGATGAGGATTCTATTAGCGTGCGCGCCAGCGAAGACAGCGAAATCCTGCTGTTTGATTTGCCGCCGGTAAAGCAACAGTAA
- the glpA gene encoding anaerobic glycerol-3-phosphate dehydrogenase subunit A: MANNGLRRETDVVIIGGGATGAGTARDCALRGLRCLLLERHDIATGATGRNHGLLHSGARYAVTDAESARECIEENQILRRIARHCIEPTDGLFLTLPQDDIDYQTRFIAACQRAGIRAQAIDPQEALRLEPAANPALIGAVRVPDGTVDPFRLTAANMIDACEHGAEVLTYHEVIGLLRQGDRVVGVRVFDHKRQVASEIYAQVVVNAGGIWGQRIAEYADLNVRMFPAKGALLILGHRINNRVINRCRPPADADILVPGDTISLIGTTSTRIDYDQIDHMTVTPEEVDTLIREGSMLAPQLAQTRILRAYAGVRPLVASDNDPSGRSVSRGIVLLDHASRDGLEGFVTITGGKLMTYRLMAEWVTNKVCEKLGHRAECTTASRPLPGSETTEPDRPQATSSLSAPLRGSAIYRHGHRAAPLVSGHRVDSSLVCECEAVTAGEVRYAVESLQVNNLTDLRRRTRVGMGTCQGELCACRAAGLLCRLGQSTPQQAVSQLSQFLNERWKGMRPIAWGNTLRESEFTSWIYQGLCGLTERPEQENGDAL, from the coding sequence ATGGCAAACAACGGTTTGCGGCGAGAAACGGATGTAGTGATTATCGGCGGCGGCGCCACGGGGGCGGGAACAGCCCGCGACTGCGCGTTGCGCGGGTTGCGCTGTCTGTTGCTGGAACGGCATGACATCGCCACCGGTGCCACTGGACGCAATCATGGATTGCTGCACAGCGGTGCGCGCTATGCGGTTACCGATGCGGAGTCTGCCCGTGAATGTATTGAGGAAAACCAGATTCTGCGGCGCATCGCCCGTCACTGTATCGAGCCGACCGATGGGCTGTTTTTGACCTTGCCGCAGGATGATATCGACTATCAAACCCGGTTTATCGCCGCTTGTCAGCGCGCGGGTATCCGGGCGCAGGCCATCGACCCACAGGAAGCATTGCGACTGGAACCCGCCGCGAATCCAGCGTTGATCGGTGCTGTGCGCGTGCCGGACGGTACGGTTGACCCCTTCCGGTTAACCGCCGCCAATATGATCGATGCCTGTGAACACGGTGCGGAAGTGCTGACGTATCACGAGGTCATTGGGTTACTCCGTCAGGGCGATCGTGTCGTTGGCGTGCGCGTTTTCGACCATAAGCGTCAGGTAGCCAGCGAAATTTATGCACAGGTGGTGGTGAATGCGGGCGGCATCTGGGGGCAACGTATCGCTGAATATGCCGACCTGAATGTGCGTATGTTCCCGGCCAAAGGCGCGTTGCTGATTTTGGGGCACCGCATCAATAACCGGGTGATTAACCGCTGTCGTCCACCGGCTGATGCCGACATTCTGGTACCTGGCGACACTATCTCGCTGATTGGTACCACCTCGACCCGCATCGACTACGACCAGATTGACCACATGACGGTGACGCCAGAGGAAGTGGATACGCTGATTCGTGAAGGCAGCATGCTGGCACCGCAACTGGCGCAGACCCGTATTTTGCGTGCTTACGCCGGGGTGCGACCATTGGTGGCTAGCGATAACGACCCCTCCGGGCGCAGCGTCAGCCGCGGCATCGTGTTGCTCGACCATGCCAGCCGTGACGGACTGGAAGGCTTTGTGACCATCACCGGCGGCAAGCTGATGACCTACCGGCTGATGGCGGAATGGGTAACCAACAAAGTCTGCGAAAAACTCGGTCACCGCGCCGAATGTACGACGGCGTCTCGCCCGTTGCCGGGATCGGAAACCACGGAACCGGACAGACCGCAGGCCACCTCGTCGCTTTCAGCACCGCTGCGTGGTTCGGCGATTTACCGCCACGGGCATCGTGCCGCGCCGCTGGTCTCCGGTCATCGGGTGGACAGCAGTCTGGTGTGCGAATGTGAAGCCGTGACGGCAGGCGAGGTGCGTTACGCGGTTGAGTCGCTGCAGGTGAACAACCTGACTGACCTGCGCCGACGTACCCGCGTCGGCATGGGAACCTGTCAGGGGGAATTGTGTGCTTGCCGCGCCGCTGGCCTGTTGTGCCGACTGGGGCAATCCACGCCGCAACAGGCGGTGTCGCAATTGAGCCAGTTCCTTAACGAGCGCTGGAAAGGCATGCGGCCCATCGCCTGGGGAAACACGTTGCGGGAAAGCGAATTTACCAGTTGGATTTATCAGGGCTTGTGCGGACTGACCGAACGCCCGGAGCAGGAGAACGGCGATGCATTATGA
- the gntR gene encoding gluconate operon transcriptional repressor GntR produces the protein MIKKKRPVLQDVADRVGVTKMTVSRYLRNPEQVSEALRGKIAAVLDELGYIPNRTPHILANSTSRAIGVLLPSLTNQVFAEVLRGIEKVAESQGYQTMLAHYGYQPEVEERRLMSLLAYNIDGLILAERNHTARTRQMIAVAGIPVVELMDSVSPCLDMAVGFDNVDAARQMTRYMIARGRRRVVYLGARQDERTLLKQRGYEQAMSEAGLASYSVMSESPSSYTLGGELLRRAQAEYPQLDSLFCTNDDLAIGAMFECQRQGLRVPEQMGIAGFHGHDIGQTTVPRLTSILTPRKRIGEIGAAQLLARLHGETLPTPRVDVGFTVQVGESV, from the coding sequence ATGATAAAGAAAAAAAGACCGGTATTGCAGGATGTCGCCGACCGGGTTGGGGTGACTAAAATGACGGTCAGCCGCTATTTGCGTAACCCGGAGCAGGTCTCTGAAGCATTGCGAGGCAAGATCGCCGCTGTGCTGGATGAATTGGGTTACATTCCCAACCGAACGCCGCATATTCTCGCTAATTCTACCAGCCGGGCCATCGGCGTGTTGCTGCCATCGCTCACCAACCAGGTGTTTGCTGAGGTGTTGCGTGGCATTGAAAAAGTGGCGGAATCGCAGGGCTATCAAACCATGCTGGCGCATTACGGCTACCAGCCGGAAGTGGAAGAACGGCGTCTGATGTCGCTGCTGGCTTATAACATTGATGGGCTGATTCTTGCTGAGCGCAACCATACGGCGCGTACCCGTCAGATGATTGCGGTAGCCGGGATCCCGGTGGTGGAGTTGATGGACTCGGTATCCCCTTGTCTCGATATGGCGGTGGGGTTTGATAATGTGGACGCCGCGCGCCAGATGACGCGTTATATGATTGCGCGTGGTCGCCGCCGCGTGGTGTACCTCGGCGCGCGTCAGGATGAGCGCACGTTATTAAAGCAGCGGGGTTATGAACAAGCGATGTCGGAGGCCGGGCTTGCCAGTTACAGCGTGATGAGTGAAAGCCCCTCGTCTTATACGTTGGGCGGCGAGCTGTTGCGTCGTGCGCAGGCGGAATACCCACAGCTCGATAGCCTGTTCTGTACCAATGATGACCTGGCGATTGGTGCCATGTTCGAATGCCAGCGGCAGGGGTTACGCGTTCCCGAACAGATGGGGATTGCCGGTTTCCACGGCCATGATATCGGACAAACCACGGTGCCACGGCTCACCAGCATACTGACACCGCGTAAGCGCATTGGCGAGATCGGTGCGGCACAGTTGCTGGCTCGTCTGCATGGCGAAACCTTGCCGACACCCCGTGTGGATGTCGGCTTTACCGTGCAAGTGGGCGAAAGCGTTTAA
- a CDS encoding gluconokinase: MSGQSIILMGVSGSGKSSVGAQLAQAIHAKFIDGDDLHPRANIQKMANGQPLNDDDRAPWLERLNDAAYSLLHKNETGIIVCSALKRRYRDRLRDGNDGMVFLYLKGSFDVILQRHQARAGHFMPTGLLQSQFDALEEPDETEADVITVDINGPMDQVVARCIEALRARLPR; this comes from the coding sequence ATGTCAGGACAAAGTATTATTCTGATGGGGGTTTCCGGCAGCGGGAAATCCAGCGTGGGAGCCCAGTTGGCACAAGCCATTCACGCCAAGTTTATTGATGGCGACGATCTGCATCCCAGGGCCAATATCCAGAAAATGGCCAACGGCCAGCCGCTCAATGACGATGACCGCGCCCCCTGGCTGGAGCGCCTGAATGATGCCGCCTACAGTCTGCTGCATAAAAATGAAACCGGCATTATCGTCTGCTCCGCCCTGAAAAGGCGCTACCGCGATCGGCTACGCGACGGCAACGACGGTATGGTCTTTCTCTACCTGAAAGGCAGTTTTGACGTCATTTTGCAACGCCATCAGGCACGCGCCGGCCATTTTATGCCGACGGGTCTGCTGCAAAGTCAATTTGATGCGCTGGAGGAACCGGACGAAACCGAAGCCGATGTCATCACCGTGGATATCAACGGCCCGATGGACCAGGTGGTAGCGCGGTGTATCGAGGCATTGCGCGCTCGCCTGCCACGCTGA
- the glpB gene encoding glycerol-3-phosphate dehydrogenase subunit GlpB, with the protein MHYDVVIIGGGLAGLTCGIRLQEQGKRCAVVSVGQSALTFASGALDLLATLPDGTAVEQPLTALDELAAQAPYHPYTLMGKARVSQLAADAEALLARCGLWLRGDSGGNHQRLTPLGKWHPCWLSPSDSVTRGLSGSPAWRQPLVAGIEGFMDFQSRLVAGELQAQGIAARADDLRLPLLDAQRQNASEFRSLAIARVLDTPAGIAALAEELMTRASGNDAVILPACLGLDAQAQLNAALGKPVGLLATLPPSLPGMRLHQALLGRFRQTGGTLMPGDKVLSAQAREAGVALYTRSHGEVPLRADHVVLASGSFFSNGLVAERDRVVEPVFGLDVDFLPTHEDWSQPNLFAAQPYLQFGVIADEQLHPAIDGHTQHRLYAIGSVLRGYDPLRQGCGGGVSLLSALYAAEMITRENR; encoded by the coding sequence ATGCATTATGACGTGGTGATCATTGGCGGTGGGCTGGCAGGGTTAACCTGCGGCATTCGCCTGCAAGAGCAGGGCAAACGCTGCGCTGTGGTCAGCGTCGGGCAAAGTGCGTTGACCTTCGCCTCCGGTGCACTGGACCTGCTGGCGACATTGCCGGATGGCACGGCGGTCGAGCAGCCGCTGACTGCGCTGGATGAACTGGCCGCGCAGGCGCCCTACCACCCCTATACCCTGATGGGCAAAGCACGAGTCAGCCAGCTGGCAGCGGATGCCGAAGCCTTGCTGGCGCGCTGTGGTCTGTGGTTGCGCGGTGATAGCGGCGGCAACCATCAGCGCCTGACACCGTTGGGCAAATGGCACCCCTGCTGGTTAAGCCCGTCAGATAGCGTTACGCGCGGCCTGTCGGGGTCACCCGCGTGGCGGCAGCCGTTGGTTGCCGGTATTGAAGGGTTTATGGATTTTCAGTCCCGACTGGTCGCCGGAGAATTGCAGGCACAGGGGATTGCGGCACGCGCCGATGATCTGCGCTTACCACTGCTGGATGCGCAGCGGCAGAACGCCAGTGAGTTCCGTTCACTGGCTATCGCCCGTGTGCTGGACACCCCGGCCGGTATCGCGGCGCTGGCGGAAGAGCTGATGACGCGGGCGAGCGGCAATGATGCCGTTATATTGCCTGCCTGTCTGGGGCTGGACGCTCAGGCACAACTGAATGCTGCACTGGGTAAACCGGTAGGACTGTTGGCGACGTTGCCGCCCTCGTTGCCGGGGATGCGCTTGCATCAGGCGCTGCTGGGGCGTTTTCGCCAGACCGGCGGGACGCTGATGCCGGGAGATAAAGTGTTGTCAGCGCAAGCACGCGAAGCGGGAGTCGCCTTGTATACCCGCAGCCACGGTGAGGTACCGCTGCGTGCCGATCATGTGGTACTGGCCAGCGGGAGTTTTTTCAGCAACGGTCTGGTGGCGGAACGCGATCGGGTGGTGGAGCCGGTGTTTGGTCTGGATGTCGATTTCCTGCCGACCCACGAGGACTGGAGTCAGCCTAACCTGTTTGCTGCTCAGCCTTATCTGCAATTTGGGGTCATCGCGGACGAGCAGTTACACCCGGCTATCGACGGCCACACCCAACACCGTTTGTATGCGATTGGCTCGGTATTGCGGGGGTATGACCCGTTACGGCAGGGGTGTGGCGGCGGGGTTTCACTGCTGAGCGCGCTATACGCCGCCGAGATGATCACAAGGGAGAACAGATGA
- the glpT gene encoding glycerol-3-phosphate transporter, with translation MLSIFKPAAHRPRVAEHQVDPLYRRLRWQIFLGIFFGYAAYYLVRKNFALAMPYLVEQGFSKGDLGFALSGISIAYGFSKFIMGSVSDRSNPRVFLPAGLILAAVVMLFMGFVPWATSSIMVMFVLLFVCGWFQGMGWPPCGRTMVHWWSQKERGGIVSIWNCAHNVGGGIPPLLFLLGMAWFNDWKAALYMPAFAAILVALFAFAMMRDTPQSCGLPPIEEYKNDYPVDYSEKDEQELTAKEIFMQYVFPNKLLWYIAFANVFVYLLRYGILDWSPTYLKEVKHFALDKSSIAYFLYEYAGIPGTLLCGWMSDKVFKGNRGATGVFFMTLVTIATVVYWLNPAGNPNVDMICMIVIGFLIYGPVMLIGLHALELAPKKAAGTAAGFTGLFGYLGGSVAASAIVGYTVDFFGWNGGFMVMIGGSVLAVLLLVLTMINETKHKAELAKRA, from the coding sequence ATGCTGAGTATTTTCAAGCCTGCGGCACATCGCCCGCGCGTGGCGGAACATCAGGTAGACCCGCTCTACCGCCGGTTACGCTGGCAGATTTTTCTGGGGATCTTTTTTGGCTACGCCGCCTACTATCTGGTCAGAAAGAACTTCGCGCTGGCGATGCCCTATCTGGTCGAACAGGGTTTTTCCAAAGGTGATCTCGGGTTTGCCTTGTCCGGTATTTCCATCGCCTACGGGTTTTCCAAATTTATTATGGGGTCGGTATCCGACCGCTCCAATCCGCGAGTCTTTCTGCCTGCCGGTCTGATTCTGGCCGCCGTGGTCATGCTGTTTATGGGCTTCGTGCCGTGGGCGACATCCAGCATCATGGTGATGTTTGTGCTGTTGTTCGTCTGTGGCTGGTTCCAGGGCATGGGCTGGCCGCCGTGTGGCCGTACTATGGTGCACTGGTGGTCACAGAAAGAGCGTGGCGGCATCGTGTCTATCTGGAACTGCGCCCATAACGTGGGTGGCGGCATTCCGCCGTTACTGTTCCTGCTGGGGATGGCCTGGTTCAACGACTGGAAAGCCGCACTCTATATGCCGGCCTTCGCCGCCATTCTGGTCGCGCTGTTCGCTTTCGCCATGATGCGTGACACCCCGCAATCCTGCGGTCTGCCGCCGATCGAAGAATACAAAAACGATTACCCGGTGGATTACAGCGAGAAAGATGAACAGGAACTGACCGCGAAAGAAATCTTCATGCAGTATGTGTTCCCCAACAAACTGTTGTGGTACATCGCTTTCGCCAACGTGTTCGTCTACCTGCTGCGTTACGGCATTCTCGACTGGTCGCCAACCTACCTTAAAGAAGTGAAGCACTTCGCACTGGATAAATCGTCCATCGCTTACTTCCTGTACGAATACGCCGGTATTCCAGGCACCTTGTTGTGCGGCTGGATGTCCGACAAAGTGTTCAAGGGTAACCGTGGCGCGACCGGGGTGTTCTTCATGACACTGGTGACCATCGCCACCGTGGTGTACTGGCTGAACCCGGCCGGCAACCCCAACGTGGATATGATCTGCATGATCGTCATCGGCTTCCTGATTTACGGCCCGGTGATGCTGATTGGCCTGCACGCGCTGGAACTGGCACCGAAGAAAGCCGCCGGTACCGCCGCGGGCTTCACCGGCCTGTTCGGTTATCTGGGCGGTTCGGTCGCTGCCAGCGCCATCGTCGGCTACACCGTCGATTTCTTTGGCTGGAACGGCGGCTTTATGGTCATGATCGGCGGTAGTGTGCTGGCGGTATTGCTGCTGGTGCTGACCATGATTAACGAGACTAAACACAAAGCAGAACTGGCGAAACGCGCCTGA
- the glpC gene encoding anaerobic glycerol-3-phosphate dehydrogenase subunit GlpC, with amino-acid sequence MMSRSDTSFENCIKCTVCTTACPVARVNPFYPGPKQAGPDGERLRRKDPALFDEALKYCTNCKRCEVACPSDVKIGDIIQRAKASHSQHRPTLRDAILSHTDLMGSVATPFAPLVNTLTGLKPMRQLLDKALKIDHRRQLPRYSHGTFRSWYRRQAAQQLQFAEQVAYFHGCYVNYNHPQLGRDLIRVFNAMGVGVQLLTKEKCCGVALIANRFLDKARKQANFNLASLDEAINSRGLPVIATSSSCTFTLRDEYPHLLGVDNHHVRDGIELATRHLYRLLDQGRTLPLQPLPLRVVYHTPCHLERMGWTAYTLELLRRIPGLELQVLDSQCCGIAGTYGFKKENYDTAQGIGAPLFRQIEASGADLVITDCETCKWQIEMSTSKACEHPFSLLARALPA; translated from the coding sequence ATGATGAGCCGGTCTGACACCAGTTTTGAGAATTGCATCAAATGTACCGTTTGTACTACTGCCTGCCCGGTCGCACGCGTCAATCCGTTCTACCCAGGGCCAAAACAAGCGGGGCCAGATGGCGAGCGGTTACGGCGCAAGGACCCGGCATTATTTGATGAGGCGTTGAAGTACTGCACCAACTGCAAACGCTGCGAGGTGGCGTGCCCATCGGATGTCAAAATTGGCGACATCATTCAGCGTGCCAAAGCCAGCCATAGCCAGCATCGTCCGACGTTGCGTGATGCTATTCTCAGTCACACGGATTTGATGGGGTCTGTCGCGACGCCGTTTGCGCCACTGGTGAATACGCTGACCGGGCTGAAACCCATGCGTCAGTTGCTGGATAAAGCGCTGAAAATTGACCATCGTCGCCAGTTGCCGCGCTATTCACACGGTACTTTCCGCAGTTGGTACCGTCGGCAGGCGGCACAGCAGTTGCAGTTTGCCGAACAAGTGGCTTATTTCCACGGGTGCTACGTTAACTACAATCATCCACAACTGGGCCGTGACCTGATCCGTGTGTTTAACGCGATGGGCGTCGGGGTTCAGTTGCTCACCAAAGAGAAGTGCTGCGGTGTGGCGCTTATCGCCAACCGTTTTCTCGATAAAGCCCGCAAGCAGGCGAACTTCAATCTGGCCTCTCTGGATGAGGCTATCAACAGTCGCGGTCTGCCGGTTATTGCAACGTCGTCCAGTTGCACCTTTACGCTGCGCGATGAATACCCCCATCTATTGGGGGTGGACAACCATCACGTGCGTGATGGCATAGAACTGGCGACTCGCCACCTTTATCGCTTGCTGGATCAAGGTCGAACATTGCCGTTGCAACCGTTGCCGCTGCGGGTGGTGTATCACACGCCCTGTCATCTGGAACGAATGGGGTGGACAGCGTATACCCTGGAATTACTGCGACGCATTCCGGGTCTGGAGTTGCAGGTACTGGATTCTCAGTGCTGCGGTATCGCCGGAACTTACGGTTTTAAAAAGGAAAACTATGACACCGCGCAGGGGATTGGCGCGCCGTTGTTCCGACAGATCGAAGCCAGTGGTGCTGATCTGGTGATTACCGATTGTGAGACCTGCAAATGGCAGATTGAAATGTCGACCAGTAAAGCCTGCGAACACCCCTTCAGCTTGCTGGCCAGAGCGTTGCCCGCGTAA
- a CDS encoding YhgN family NAAT transporter, with protein MTEMISATVLLLLIMDPLGNLPVFMSVLKHLDPKRRRVVLIREMIIALGVMLVFLFAGEKILAILNLRTETVSISGGIVLFLIAIRMIFPTQEGFTSGLPAGDEPFLVPLAIPMVAGPSILAALMLLSHQYPNQLPHLTLALLIAWAITVVVLLLSNLFLRLLGDKGVNALERLMGLVLVMLSTQMFLDGIRAYLKL; from the coding sequence ATGACTGAAATGATCTCGGCAACCGTTCTGTTGCTGTTAATTATGGATCCGCTCGGCAACCTGCCGGTGTTTATGTCTGTTCTGAAACACCTGGATCCCAAACGGCGACGTGTGGTGCTGATTCGGGAGATGATCATCGCACTGGGGGTGATGCTGGTATTCCTGTTCGCTGGCGAGAAGATTCTGGCCATACTGAATCTGCGTACCGAAACCGTGTCCATTTCCGGCGGCATCGTGCTGTTTTTGATTGCCATCCGCATGATTTTCCCAACGCAGGAAGGCTTTACCAGTGGCTTACCCGCCGGTGATGAGCCGTTTCTGGTGCCGTTAGCTATTCCGATGGTGGCCGGGCCATCGATTCTGGCCGCACTGATGCTGCTTTCCCACCAGTACCCGAATCAATTGCCGCATCTGACACTGGCGCTGCTGATTGCCTGGGCCATTACCGTAGTCGTGCTGCTGCTATCAAATCTGTTCCTGCGGTTGTTGGGCGACAAAGGCGTCAATGCGTTGGAACGGCTGATGGGGCTGGTGTTGGTCATGCTCTCCACCCAGATGTTCCTGGACGGTATTCGGGCCTACCTGAAACTGTAG